Proteins encoded by one window of Candidatus Odinarchaeum yellowstonii:
- a CDS encoding glycosyltransferase family 4 protein yields MNKKYNILMVLENYYPPDIRVFKEAKVLIDGGLNVNLLCLGKEKSLEREIVDGLNVFRIVKNTGFQKWRGFLNYYINFINPLWFKAVERLVRELNIELLHVHDLPLVKTCLKVAEKYNIPVIADLHENYPAAVRDWRNYESGLKSKLISFLMPVRRWRRYEKSVLQKVTNIITINKETATHYVEDCGLPFEKIIVVRNTDTVENLLKYELHQDIIERYKGFFIVTYIGSFGPHRGLETVLNSVTLLRKKIPKLKILIVGGGPKGYEQNLYNIVKKLNLESVVDFTGWVDYKFIPTYIHLSNICLIPYKLSEHTDNALPHKLFQYMAFSKPIVATRTKSFSKVIEDNNCGLLFPSGDYEALADCILKLYENKDLALEMGLNGLKTVKELYNWREDAERLLKLYKEILKCD; encoded by the coding sequence TTGAATAAAAAATATAATATCTTAATGGTTTTAGAGAATTATTATCCACCCGATATTAGAGTTTTTAAAGAAGCTAAAGTTTTGATTGATGGTGGTTTAAATGTTAATTTACTCTGTTTAGGTAAAGAAAAAAGTTTAGAGAGAGAAATTGTAGACGGTTTAAATGTTTTCAGAATTGTTAAAAACACTGGTTTTCAGAAATGGAGGGGGTTTTTAAATTATTATATTAATTTTATAAATCCTCTATGGTTTAAAGCCGTTGAGAGACTAGTAAGAGAACTTAACATAGAATTACTTCACGTTCATGATCTGCCATTAGTGAAAACCTGTTTAAAAGTAGCTGAGAAATATAATATACCGGTTATAGCGGACCTTCATGAAAATTATCCTGCAGCGGTGAGAGATTGGAGAAATTATGAGAGCGGTTTAAAATCGAAGTTGATTAGTTTCCTCATGCCTGTTAGAAGGTGGCGGAGATATGAAAAAAGTGTTTTGCAAAAGGTTACTAACATAATTACAATAAATAAGGAGACGGCTACCCACTATGTTGAAGATTGCGGGCTCCCCTTTGAGAAGATCATTGTTGTGAGAAATACTGATACGGTGGAAAATCTTTTAAAATATGAACTTCACCAAGATATTATTGAGAGATATAAGGGATTTTTTATAGTAACTTATATAGGCTCTTTCGGGCCTCATAGAGGGTTAGAAACCGTTTTAAATTCAGTCACATTACTCAGAAAAAAGATTCCTAAATTAAAAATTTTAATAGTAGGAGGAGGACCTAAAGGCTACGAACAGAACTTATATAACATAGTTAAAAAACTTAACTTGGAGAGTGTTGTAGATTTTACAGGATGGGTTGATTATAAATTTATTCCTACATATATTCATTTAAGCAATATATGCTTAATCCCGTATAAGCTAAGCGAACACACAGATAACGCTTTACCCCATAAACTGTTTCAGTACATGGCTTTTAGCAAACCTATAGTTGCTACTAGAACGAAGAGTTTTTCTAAGGTTATTGAAGATAATAATTGCGGGCTACTCTTCCCCTCAGGGGATTATGAAGCTCTTGCAGATTGCATTCTAAAACTTTACGAAAACAAAGATTTAGCGCTTGAAATGGGGTTAAACGGTTTAAAAACTGTTAAAGAACTCTATAACTGGCGTGAGGATGCGGAAAGACTATTGAAGTTATATAAAGAGATTCTCAAATGTGATTAA
- the wecB gene encoding UDP-N-acetylglucosamine 2-epimerase (non-hydrolyzing) — translation MIISVVIGTRPEIIKISPLLRRMVQEHLDHYVIHTGQHYSHNMDRIFFDELGLREPDYNLQVGSGTHAEETGKMMIEIEKVLKKIQSNLVLVLGDTNTALAGALSAVKLHIKIGHIEAGLRCYDRRTPEEVNRVVVDHVSDYLFAPTEVAVKNLIAESIMERSIFLTGNTIVDAVYENSKIAEEKSNILSKLNLKSKEYFLVTAHREENTNFKDKLSGIIEGLNLVADYFSTPIVFPIHPRTDNAIKKFNLKISDKICLIPPLGYLDFLKLLINSKLVLTDSGGIQEEACILKIPCGTLRESTERPETLTVGSNILVGTNPDKILEGVKYMIDKKPEWVNPFGDGKASEKIIKIINSLKV, via the coding sequence ATGATAATAAGTGTAGTAATAGGTACAAGACCTGAGATAATAAAGATTTCTCCTCTTTTAAGGAGAATGGTTCAAGAGCATCTAGATCATTATGTTATTCATACAGGTCAGCACTATTCTCATAATATGGATAGGATTTTCTTCGATGAGCTTGGGCTAAGGGAGCCAGATTATAATCTTCAAGTAGGTTCAGGTACTCATGCTGAAGAAACTGGTAAAATGATGATAGAAATAGAAAAAGTTCTTAAAAAAATTCAGTCTAATCTCGTTCTAGTATTGGGTGATACGAATACAGCTTTAGCTGGCGCTTTAAGCGCTGTAAAGCTTCATATAAAAATCGGTCATATTGAAGCCGGTTTAAGATGTTATGATCGTAGAACCCCAGAAGAAGTTAACAGAGTAGTAGTCGATCACGTATCCGATTATTTATTCGCCCCAACGGAGGTAGCTGTAAAAAATCTCATAGCTGAATCAATCATGGAGAGGAGTATTTTTCTTACAGGTAATACTATCGTAGACGCGGTTTATGAGAACTCTAAGATTGCTGAGGAAAAATCTAATATTCTAAGTAAGTTAAATTTGAAAAGTAAAGAATACTTTTTAGTTACCGCCCATCGTGAAGAAAACACAAATTTTAAAGATAAATTAAGCGGGATCATTGAAGGTTTAAATCTCGTCGCAGATTATTTTTCAACACCAATAGTCTTTCCTATTCACCCTCGCACAGATAACGCTATTAAAAAATTTAATTTAAAAATTTCTGATAAAATCTGTTTAATTCCCCCGCTAGGCTACTTGGACTTTTTAAAATTGTTAATTAATTCAAAACTTGTGTTAACTGATTCAGGTGGAATTCAGGAAGAAGCGTGTATTTTAAAAATACCTTGTGGAACATTAAGAGAATCAACTGAAAGACCTGAGACTCTAACAGTGGGCAGTAATATTCTAGTCGGTACAAATCCTGATAAAATTCTTGAAGGCGTAAAGTATATGATTGATAAAAAACCTGAATGGGTTAATCCCTTCGGAGATGGGAAAGCGAGTGAAAAGATTATTAAAATAATCAATAGTTTAAAGGTGTAA
- a CDS encoding oligosaccharide flippase family protein, whose protein sequence is MNLELQGVKSIFSEFKTDLLGKVGFKTSTLYLSQVLALILGAATGVINTRVLGPDGYGLFTFFFSFTTFIVIFFRFGFFNAAGLLVAQVKSRDEEREIIGSSIIVAFIIGVSYSLTIFILSFFIDQIFKTNIGLLMRYLSFLLIPLPLQLLIPNLARGTSRVSMLAAFYVLPSTIYLIGAVILTLLMPVQTYHFILLNTFSIIFCLLIILYLFNPAFTNIKNNINKIFKKTKEYGFHIYSGQVVDQSTAKLGEILIPYYVTTSALGFYSLASTLLSPMIALPSSVSITLFKDFVKMKTIPNKIILYILGWLTLCTIILYSLGEFIVTLLFGEPFISVYYFILPLVLAGFFKGIYQPYLMFLSAKEKGRWVRNSSFAMGLVYIACDIILIPVIGVYGAITADIIASFTFFILVFIFYKKYLGALNAA, encoded by the coding sequence TTGAATTTAGAACTTCAAGGCGTTAAGTCTATTTTCAGCGAATTTAAAACAGACCTGCTAGGCAAGGTGGGCTTTAAAACATCCACCTTGTATTTGTCGCAGGTACTGGCTTTAATACTTGGCGCCGCTACGGGAGTAATAAACACCAGAGTACTAGGGCCGGATGGCTACGGCTTGTTTACATTTTTTTTCTCATTCACAACATTTATAGTTATATTTTTTAGATTCGGTTTCTTTAATGCAGCAGGCTTACTGGTAGCTCAGGTTAAAAGTAGAGATGAAGAGCGAGAAATAATAGGTTCATCTATTATAGTTGCCTTTATAATAGGCGTATCCTACTCTCTTACCATATTTATACTAAGTTTTTTCATCGACCAAATATTTAAAACGAATATCGGCTTGTTGATGAGATATCTCTCATTTTTGTTAATTCCTCTCCCTCTTCAATTATTAATCCCTAATCTAGCTAGGGGAACAAGTAGAGTATCAATGTTAGCCGCCTTTTACGTGTTGCCTAGTACCATATATTTAATCGGGGCTGTAATTCTAACTTTGCTTATGCCAGTTCAAACATATCATTTCATATTATTGAATACTTTTTCAATTATATTCTGCCTACTAATAATCTTATATTTATTTAACCCCGCCTTCACCAATATTAAAAATAATATTAATAAAATTTTTAAGAAAACTAAAGAATACGGCTTCCACATTTACAGCGGTCAAGTAGTTGATCAGTCGACAGCTAAACTTGGGGAGATACTTATCCCTTACTATGTTACCACATCAGCCCTAGGTTTTTACTCCTTGGCCTCCACTCTTCTCAGCCCGATGATTGCTTTGCCGAGCTCAGTTTCAATAACATTATTTAAAGACTTTGTCAAAATGAAAACGATTCCAAATAAAATTATACTTTATATTTTAGGCTGGTTAACACTATGTACAATAATATTATATTCGCTAGGAGAGTTTATAGTCACATTATTATTCGGTGAGCCGTTTATCTCCGTATACTATTTTATACTGCCTTTAGTGTTAGCAGGATTCTTTAAAGGTATTTATCAACCCTATCTTATGTTTTTAAGCGCTAAAGAGAAAGGCAGATGGGTTAGAAATTCATCCTTCGCGATGGGATTAGTTTACATTGCATGTGATATTATTCTTATACCAGTTATAGGAGTCTACGGAGCTATAACGGCGGATATTATAGCTAGCTTCACTTTCTTCATATTAGTTTTCATATTCTATAAAAAATATTTAGGTGCTTTAAATGCCGCCTAA
- a CDS encoding class I SAM-dependent methyltransferase yields MPPKYGTIKWFEYMFEKGDRWGHDWRASQSLRYKLYLNILKDILTKKSQIKILDIGCGICNFTHKVYDINRTNKIYGMDISKNAISYALKKYPHFTLCQAELPEIPFKGLSFDLIMCLEVLYYIKKPKRELSIKNIKNFLTRAGYFLFSTALGQGYLSEDEAIKLISKYFHIEKIIYNYGRICRLIERFLLKIMRGANLIKKILLGNRELTLSSKLKRSKKLILILKLAELGNKNLKLKSLLLKLINSLILVIKNFLSSERIAEVFYKLTKLLLKGRGKTHLIILAKKIEGD; encoded by the coding sequence ATGCCGCCTAAATACGGGACCATTAAATGGTTTGAATACATGTTTGAGAAAGGGGATAGATGGGGTCATGACTGGAGAGCCTCACAGTCGCTTAGATATAAACTTTACTTGAATATTTTAAAAGATATTTTAACTAAAAAATCGCAGATAAAAATTTTAGATATTGGATGTGGTATATGTAATTTCACGCATAAAGTGTATGATATTAACCGAACGAATAAGATTTACGGGATGGATATTTCAAAGAACGCGATCAGCTACGCTTTAAAAAAATATCCCCACTTCACTCTTTGTCAAGCCGAGTTACCTGAAATTCCTTTTAAAGGCTTATCCTTCGATTTAATAATGTGCTTAGAAGTCCTATACTATATTAAAAAACCTAAGCGCGAACTATCCATAAAAAATATAAAAAATTTCCTAACCCGAGCTGGTTATTTTCTTTTTTCAACTGCTTTAGGGCAAGGTTATTTGAGCGAGGATGAGGCTATTAAATTAATTTCAAAATACTTCCACATTGAAAAAATAATATATAATTATGGGAGAATCTGCAGATTAATAGAGCGTTTTCTACTTAAAATTATGAGGGGGGCAAATTTAATTAAAAAAATATTATTAGGAAACCGTGAATTAACTCTCAGCTCTAAATTAAAAAGGTCAAAAAAACTAATTTTAATATTAAAATTAGCTGAATTAGGCAATAAAAATCTTAAATTAAAATCCCTTCTTTTGAAACTTATAAATAGCCTTATCCTAGTGATAAAAAATTTTTTATCTAGTGAACGTATAGCAGAAGTATTCTATAAGCTAACCAAACTTTTACTCAAAGGTCGTGGGAAAACGCATTTAATTATTTTAGCTAAAAAAATTGAAGGTGATTAA
- a CDS encoding polysaccharide deacetylase family protein: protein MINIICESKIIITIDTEVGEKAKSISDGFTKFIEGRINNEHYGVYKIIEILDSYNFKAEFFVDVYESKVFGEYNFELLCKNIKNSGHGVQLHTHPSYAYSNEKTNMHQYSLEEQIKIIRDGKNLIKKWIAQEPIAHRAGNYGADNNTLQALNCNGIRIDSSYFHNHPNCKIQLKTINEPVLLNNVLEIPITVFRRGLEIFNFQLPLLKNWYKLDINYLSLKHLKKAVAYFNKKLKYIILFLHSSSFILRDPPYHRNLKPDTATLEKFNKLLDFIKKMDINCILFREILSNFQTFF, encoded by the coding sequence GTGATTAATATAATCTGCGAGTCTAAAATAATAATAACAATAGACACAGAAGTCGGTGAGAAAGCTAAAAGTATAAGCGACGGCTTTACAAAGTTTATAGAGGGCCGTATTAATAACGAGCATTATGGTGTTTACAAGATTATTGAAATTTTAGATTCGTATAATTTTAAAGCAGAATTTTTCGTAGATGTTTACGAGTCTAAAGTTTTCGGGGAATATAACTTCGAGTTATTGTGCAAAAACATTAAAAATAGCGGGCATGGTGTTCAACTTCACACACACCCCTCCTACGCTTATAGTAATGAAAAAACGAATATGCACCAATACTCGCTGGAAGAGCAGATAAAAATAATCAGGGACGGTAAAAATCTTATTAAAAAATGGATCGCTCAGGAACCAATCGCTCACAGAGCTGGAAATTATGGTGCGGACAATAATACTTTACAAGCACTTAACTGTAACGGTATTAGAATAGATTCATCCTATTTCCATAATCATCCAAACTGTAAAATACAGTTAAAAACTATAAACGAACCTGTATTATTAAATAATGTTTTAGAAATCCCCATAACAGTTTTTAGAAGAGGATTAGAAATATTTAATTTTCAATTACCATTATTAAAAAACTGGTATAAGCTTGATATTAATTATTTAAGTTTAAAACATTTAAAAAAAGCGGTGGCGTATTTTAATAAAAAATTAAAATATATTATTCTTTTTCTTCATAGCTCCTCCTTTATATTAAGAGACCCTCCTTACCATAGAAATTTAAAACCGGATACTGCAACTTTAGAAAAATTCAACAAATTATTAGATTTTATAAAAAAGATGGATATTAATTGCATATTATTCAGAGAAATTCTTTCAAATTTTCAAACATTTTTTTAA
- a CDS encoding nucleotide sugar dehydrogenase, whose translation MKVCVIGLGYIGLPTACLIAEAGHEVVGVDIKPDVINKLKSGSLPFKEKGLDELFNKVKNRMKFQNHPEDAEVFLIAVPTPLSKEARIADLSYVRKAVESIKNYVKKDTLVVVESTVPPGTCELIVAPLLNNKGLIAHCPERAMPGNTLYEMVHNARVIGANDDKAKQLAGKLYSSFVKGEIYYTNLKTAEMVKLMENTYRDINIALANEFAQIAEDIGVDIWSAIRIANKHPRVNILNPGPGVGGHCLAVDPWFLIENSSKSKIISLAREINDSMPKHVVELVKEMNIPAGETLTVLGVAYKRDVDDIRETPALKFIKIAENEGYNIKVHDPHVKEFEYPLLALDEAVSESSCIVIITDHSIFKEIQPSRIAILMKNKILIDTRNSVDHKLWVEAGFKVKVLGKGDIVEFRTSRR comes from the coding sequence ATGAAGGTTTGCGTTATAGGGTTAGGATATATTGGTTTACCTACCGCTTGCCTTATAGCTGAAGCTGGACATGAAGTGGTGGGTGTTGATATTAAACCAGATGTTATAAACAAATTAAAGAGCGGCAGCCTACCTTTTAAAGAAAAAGGGTTGGATGAATTATTTAATAAGGTTAAAAATCGCATGAAGTTTCAAAACCATCCTGAAGATGCTGAGGTTTTTTTAATAGCTGTTCCCACTCCTTTATCTAAAGAGGCGAGGATAGCTGATCTCTCTTATGTGAGAAAAGCGGTTGAAAGCATTAAAAACTACGTTAAAAAGGATACGCTAGTAGTTGTGGAAAGCACTGTTCCACCGGGCACATGCGAATTGATCGTAGCCCCATTGCTTAATAACAAGGGGTTGATAGCCCACTGCCCTGAAAGAGCAATGCCTGGCAACACATTATATGAAATGGTTCATAATGCGCGGGTAATAGGGGCCAACGACGATAAAGCAAAACAGCTTGCTGGAAAATTATACTCATCTTTCGTTAAAGGTGAAATATATTATACAAATCTTAAAACAGCTGAAATGGTTAAATTAATGGAAAATACTTACCGGGATATTAACATAGCATTAGCAAATGAATTTGCGCAGATAGCTGAAGATATAGGAGTTGATATATGGAGTGCTATAAGAATTGCAAATAAACACCCACGTGTGAATATACTTAACCCCGGTCCGGGTGTTGGTGGCCACTGCTTAGCGGTTGACCCGTGGTTTCTAATAGAAAACTCTTCTAAAAGTAAAATAATCAGTTTAGCTAGGGAAATCAATGATTCAATGCCTAAGCACGTAGTTGAATTAGTTAAAGAAATGAATATTCCAGCAGGAGAGACTTTAACAGTTTTAGGTGTAGCTTATAAGCGAGATGTAGATGATATTCGTGAGACACCGGCTTTAAAATTTATTAAAATAGCTGAAAACGAAGGCTATAATATTAAAGTACATGACCCGCATGTTAAAGAATTCGAATATCCTCTCTTAGCTTTGGATGAGGCGGTTTCTGAAAGTAGTTGTATAGTCATAATAACAGATCACTCAATTTTCAAGGAAATCCAGCCTAGTAGAATAGCAATTTTAATGAAAAATAAAATACTAATCGACACTAGAAACAGCGTCGATCATAAACTATGGGTTGAAGCAGGGTTTAAGGTAAAAGTTTTAGGCAAAGGGGATATTGTTGAATTTAGAACTTCAAGGCGTTAA